The Gemmatimonadota bacterium genome has a segment encoding these proteins:
- a CDS encoding FAD-binding oxidoreductase, producing the protein MNHPTGFRGTFRTDQLAREAYSESAGILRVVPLAVAVPVDVEDLQRLCAWASREGQPLIPRGSGSSMAGAAVGPGVIVDLHRLRTAPSIEPSWQRAHAGTAITRAQLDAAARAHGLRFPVDPSSGAFCTLGGMVACNAAGARTLAFGATRSWVHAVECVFADGTSARVARGQVARPSDPAPLQRWWSEAQALRAAAARLPAPAVRKQSSGYGLHDFARSGDLVDLLVGSEGTLAFFTSLELDLAPLPGATATLLGAWPTIEGAVHAAALAREAGAVACELLDATFLRVAARGRTLPVDAATESVLLVELEGASAGDVTARGEALQDAWRRTGASSVQLGVDPESEEALWALRHAASPILARLDPHVRSMQVVEDGCVPPERLGDYQRGVRAALAAAHLDGVIFGHAGDAHLHVNALVDVRTAGWREAVQALFRSVAELTLRLGGTMAGEHGDGRLRTPVLADFWSDDALALFRGLKTLFDPAGVLNPGVKVVAAVDAWATIKYDPQLPALAPRVRALLDRVELERRWEESRLELLDATG; encoded by the coding sequence GTGAACCATCCGACGGGGTTCCGCGGCACGTTCCGCACCGACCAGCTCGCCCGCGAAGCCTACAGCGAATCTGCAGGCATCCTGCGCGTCGTTCCCCTGGCCGTGGCCGTTCCCGTGGACGTCGAGGACCTGCAACGGCTGTGCGCATGGGCCTCGCGTGAAGGGCAGCCCCTCATCCCTCGCGGGAGCGGGAGCAGCATGGCCGGGGCGGCGGTGGGTCCGGGGGTCATCGTAGACCTCCATCGGCTCCGCACCGCCCCGTCGATCGAGCCGTCCTGGCAGCGCGCGCACGCTGGAACGGCCATCACAAGAGCGCAGCTGGACGCCGCCGCACGCGCCCATGGTCTCCGGTTTCCCGTTGATCCGTCCAGCGGCGCGTTCTGCACGCTGGGTGGCATGGTCGCATGCAATGCCGCGGGGGCTCGCACACTGGCGTTTGGTGCGACGCGGTCCTGGGTCCATGCCGTCGAGTGTGTGTTCGCCGACGGAACGTCGGCTCGCGTCGCGCGCGGCCAGGTAGCACGCCCATCTGACCCGGCGCCACTCCAGCGATGGTGGAGTGAGGCACAGGCCCTCCGCGCCGCGGCTGCCCGGCTCCCCGCGCCGGCGGTTCGCAAGCAATCGTCCGGCTACGGCCTCCACGACTTTGCCCGCTCGGGAGACCTCGTCGACCTCCTCGTTGGCAGCGAAGGCACGCTCGCCTTCTTCACCTCGCTTGAGTTGGACCTCGCCCCGCTCCCCGGGGCCACGGCAACGCTGCTCGGTGCGTGGCCCACCATTGAGGGTGCCGTGCATGCCGCCGCCCTCGCTCGGGAAGCCGGCGCTGTCGCGTGTGAGCTGCTCGACGCCACCTTCCTGCGCGTCGCCGCACGCGGACGCACGCTGCCGGTGGACGCCGCCACCGAGAGCGTCCTTCTCGTCGAGCTCGAGGGTGCATCCGCGGGTGACGTAACGGCGAGGGGCGAGGCCCTGCAGGACGCCTGGCGGCGGACCGGAGCGTCCAGCGTCCAGCTTGGAGTCGACCCGGAATCCGAGGAGGCCCTCTGGGCGCTGCGGCATGCGGCGAGCCCGATCCTCGCGCGCCTCGACCCGCACGTCAGGTCGATGCAGGTGGTGGAGGACGGCTGCGTCCCACCGGAGCGCCTTGGCGACTACCAGCGCGGGGTGCGCGCGGCATTGGCAGCCGCGCACCTGGATGGCGTCATCTTTGGCCACGCCGGGGACGCACACCTTCACGTGAATGCGCTCGTCGACGTGCGCACGGCAGGCTGGCGCGAGGCGGTGCAGGCCCTGTTTCGTTCCGTAGCCGAGCTGACGCTTCGGCTCGGGGGCACGATGGCTGGCGAGCACGGCGATGGCCGGTTGCGAACCCCCGTCCTGGCCGACTTCTGGTCCGACGACGCCCTGGCGCTGTTCCGGGGCCTCAAGACCCTGTTCGACCCAGCGGGAGTCCTCAACCCCGGAGTGAAGGTCGTTGCGGCCGTGGACGCATGGGCCACCATCAAGTACGACCCGCAGCTCCCCGCGCTCGCCCCGCGCGTCCGCGCACTTCTCGATCGGGTCGAGCTGGAGCGGCGCTGGGAGGAGTCGCGCCTAGAGTTGCTCGACGCGACTGGCTAG
- a CDS encoding energy transducer TonB: MLFKHLSQHAPHSLVQVAEGYLVSVVVHVVALGIFLIPRPAPDPLQELPESFEWARFLLPVDRPQGNPEVLGERITFVATAPAPGGAGTERTDAPRTEQLQLQVPAGSQEDPLAGQPTPPEPEQEVKGEEVMTVLEVDSAATRVDDGAAPPYPPSMLAKKLEGSVAVQYVVDTTGRADTLSFQVLDATHKDFAESVRRTLPMMRFRAAKMNETKVRQLVQQLFSFRIDTAMLAAPKKP; this comes from the coding sequence ATGCTGTTCAAACACCTTTCCCAACATGCTCCGCACTCCCTCGTCCAGGTCGCCGAGGGGTATTTGGTGAGCGTGGTGGTGCATGTGGTGGCCTTGGGGATCTTCCTCATTCCCCGGCCGGCGCCAGACCCACTGCAAGAGCTGCCGGAGTCGTTTGAGTGGGCGAGATTCCTGCTTCCGGTCGACCGTCCCCAGGGGAATCCGGAAGTGCTGGGTGAGCGGATCACTTTCGTCGCGACGGCCCCGGCACCCGGGGGCGCGGGTACCGAGCGGACGGACGCACCGAGGACCGAGCAGCTGCAGTTACAGGTCCCGGCGGGATCCCAGGAGGACCCGCTGGCGGGTCAGCCGACCCCGCCCGAACCGGAGCAGGAGGTCAAGGGCGAGGAAGTGATGACCGTGCTGGAGGTCGACAGCGCGGCCACTCGGGTAGATGACGGTGCGGCCCCCCCGTATCCGCCCAGCATGCTGGCGAAGAAGCTCGAAGGATCCGTCGCCGTGCAGTACGTCGTGGACACTACCGGCCGAGCCGACACCTTGTCGTTCCAGGTCCTGGATGCCACGCACAAGGACTTTGCGGAGTCCGTGCGGCGCACCCTGCCGATGATGCGTTTTCGTGCCGCGAAGATGAACGAGACCAAGGTGCGACAGCTCGTGCAGCAGCTCTTCTCCTTCCGCATCGACACCGCGATGCTTGCGGCCCCGAAGAAGCCCTGA
- a CDS encoding PEP-CTERM sorting domain-containing protein, with protein MTFRRLLAASLAFAAVTAEAQPRNGSLAFQPTKPNPAITAYGYYVGPFWGTVTSDPTRPKIDLYCVDVLNSISWGHTWSANFTNLGSGDLSLTRHGNAKLAQYQQAAYLASLFNTSGVTTTQWGGIQTAMWNLLNPGQPNGGTSATNNTQEAYWLAQASTWYNTGGANNFDFSKWTIVTDVNAAGVVSGRGTQEFLTTGITPEPETWILMGTGVLLIVGFAVRRGSLV; from the coding sequence ATGACGTTCCGCCGACTTCTCGCTGCCTCGCTCGCTTTCGCCGCCGTCACCGCGGAAGCCCAGCCCCGTAACGGGAGCCTGGCGTTCCAGCCTACCAAGCCCAACCCGGCGATCACCGCCTACGGCTACTACGTCGGCCCATTCTGGGGCACGGTCACTTCCGACCCGACGCGCCCGAAGATCGATCTCTACTGCGTCGACGTGCTGAACAGCATCTCGTGGGGGCACACCTGGTCGGCGAATTTCACGAATCTCGGTTCGGGTGACTTGAGCCTGACGCGCCATGGCAACGCCAAGCTGGCACAGTACCAGCAGGCCGCCTACCTGGCGTCGCTGTTCAACACCTCCGGGGTCACCACCACGCAGTGGGGCGGCATCCAGACCGCGATGTGGAACCTGTTGAACCCGGGCCAACCGAACGGTGGGACGAGCGCCACGAACAACACGCAGGAAGCCTACTGGCTGGCGCAGGCCTCCACCTGGTACAACACTGGCGGGGCGAACAACTTCGACTTCTCGAAGTGGACCATTGTGACCGATGTGAACGCAGCCGGCGTCGTCAGCGGACGCGGAACCCAGGAGTTCCTGACCACGGGCATCACGCCGGAGCCGGAGACCTGGATCCTGATGGGAACCGGGGTGCTGCTCATCGTCGGGTTCGCCGTCCGTCGGGGATCGCTGGTGTAG